A genome region from Cystobacter fuscus DSM 2262 includes the following:
- a CDS encoding GlxA family transcriptional regulator, with translation MSRRGPPPSPPPRPAPRVLFALAPGVEVMDLAGPMQAFHEAAGFGHPYAVVSVSPTPTVRTAQGLELAGLAPLPKDVGPGDRVIVPGYPVATTRVPPALLSWLRAAAGAGAQVCAVCTGAFALGEAGLLDGRRCTTHWRRTQELQARFPRARVLGERLFVEDAGVVTSAGISAGVDMALALLERDGGPLLASSVAREMVVYLRRDGAQSQDSVYLDFQTHLNPGVHRVQQYLVAHPEAKATLAELGRVASMSERNLTRAFRRATGISVHAYRERVRMERAKELLRNPELTVEAVAEACGYADVRQLRRVWNAVHGGPPRRPPARG, from the coding sequence GTGAGCCGGCGCGGCCCGCCCCCTTCCCCGCCGCCCCGCCCCGCCCCGCGCGTCCTCTTCGCGCTCGCGCCGGGCGTGGAGGTGATGGACCTGGCCGGGCCGATGCAGGCCTTCCACGAGGCCGCGGGCTTCGGGCACCCGTACGCCGTCGTGTCCGTGTCCCCGACGCCCACCGTGCGCACGGCGCAGGGCCTGGAGCTCGCGGGCCTCGCGCCACTGCCGAAGGACGTGGGCCCCGGTGACCGCGTCATCGTGCCGGGCTACCCGGTGGCGACGACGCGGGTGCCGCCCGCGCTGCTGTCCTGGTTGCGCGCGGCGGCGGGCGCGGGCGCGCAGGTGTGCGCGGTGTGCACGGGGGCGTTCGCGCTGGGCGAGGCGGGCCTGCTGGACGGCCGCCGCTGCACCACGCACTGGCGGCGCACGCAGGAGTTGCAGGCGCGCTTCCCGCGTGCGCGCGTGCTGGGCGAGCGGCTCTTCGTGGAGGACGCGGGCGTCGTCACCAGCGCGGGCATCAGCGCGGGGGTGGACATGGCGCTCGCGTTGCTGGAGCGCGATGGCGGGCCGCTGCTCGCCTCGAGCGTCGCGCGCGAGATGGTGGTGTACCTGCGCCGTGACGGGGCGCAGTCGCAGGACAGCGTCTACCTGGACTTCCAGACGCACCTGAACCCGGGCGTGCACCGCGTGCAGCAGTACCTGGTCGCGCACCCCGAGGCGAAGGCGACGCTGGCCGAACTGGGCCGCGTGGCCTCCATGAGCGAGCGCAACCTCACGCGCGCCTTCCGCCGCGCCACCGGCATCAGCGTGCACGCCTACCGCGAGCGCGTGCGGATGGAGCGCGCCAAGGAGCTGCTGCGCAACCCCGAGCTCACGGTGGAGGCCGTGGCCGAGGCCTGCGGCTACGCCGACGTGCGCCAACTGCGCCGCGTCTGGAACGCGGTGCACGGCGGACCCCCGCGCCGCCCTCCCGCGCGCGGCTAG
- a CDS encoding dicarboxylate/amino acid:cation symporter, which yields MKLLSWWFRIPFWQRVLGGFVLGALAGWAMGEAAGPWLQPLGTLYVNLIRMIATPLVFFAVIHAVSALHGQKSVAALGGKTFLWFAVTAALAVGVGLGTATLLRPGLGVGTLVMAEGYKPREVPGPVQVLLGVVPTNPFAALAEGKILQVIFFAGLLGFALVKLGEKTARLRALVGEASEAMIQVTRFVLELTPLGTFGLIAALVGTYGFERLLPLGRFVLALYVACALHVVFVYGGLLLAHGLNPLRFFRGAAPGMQVAFVSASSFASMPVALRSVTHNLGVNRDYAAFAVPLGASIKMDGCGAIYPALASLFVAQYFGLELSASQYFIILLASVLGSFGTAGVPGTAVVMATVVLSSAGLPLEGLGYLLAIDRVLDMMRTLTNVTGQMLVPVLVAREEGLLDVAVYDRASSNVGVEESS from the coding sequence ATGAAACTGCTGTCCTGGTGGTTCCGCATTCCGTTCTGGCAGCGCGTGCTGGGCGGTTTCGTGCTCGGCGCGCTGGCGGGTTGGGCAATGGGCGAAGCGGCGGGGCCCTGGCTGCAGCCGCTGGGCACGCTGTACGTCAACCTCATCCGGATGATCGCCACGCCGCTGGTGTTCTTCGCGGTCATCCACGCGGTGTCGGCGCTGCACGGGCAGAAGAGCGTGGCGGCGTTGGGCGGCAAGACGTTCCTGTGGTTCGCCGTGACCGCGGCACTGGCGGTGGGCGTGGGGTTGGGCACCGCCACCCTGCTTCGCCCGGGGCTCGGCGTGGGCACGCTGGTGATGGCCGAGGGCTACAAGCCGCGCGAGGTCCCGGGACCGGTGCAGGTGCTGCTGGGCGTGGTTCCGACCAATCCCTTCGCCGCCCTGGCCGAGGGGAAGATCCTCCAGGTCATCTTCTTCGCCGGCCTGCTGGGCTTCGCGCTGGTCAAGCTGGGCGAGAAGACGGCGAGGCTGCGCGCGCTGGTGGGCGAGGCCAGCGAGGCGATGATCCAGGTCACCCGGTTCGTGCTGGAGCTGACCCCGCTCGGGACCTTCGGGCTCATCGCCGCCCTGGTGGGCACCTACGGCTTCGAGCGCCTGCTACCGCTGGGCCGGTTCGTGCTCGCGTTGTACGTGGCTTGCGCGCTGCACGTCGTGTTCGTCTATGGAGGACTGCTGCTGGCGCATGGGCTCAATCCGCTGCGCTTCTTCCGGGGCGCGGCGCCCGGGATGCAGGTGGCCTTCGTCAGCGCATCCAGCTTCGCGTCCATGCCCGTGGCCCTGCGCAGTGTCACGCACAACCTCGGGGTGAACCGCGACTACGCGGCCTTCGCGGTGCCGCTGGGCGCCAGCATCAAGATGGACGGCTGCGGCGCCATCTACCCGGCCCTCGCCTCCCTCTTCGTCGCGCAGTACTTCGGCCTGGAGTTGTCGGCGTCGCAGTACTTCATCATCCTGCTGGCCTCGGTGCTCGGCAGCTTCGGCACCGCGGGCGTGCCGGGGACGGCGGTGGTGATGGCCACGGTGGTGCTCAGCTCCGCCGGACTGCCCCTGGAGGGGCTGGGCTACCTGCTCGCCATCGATCGCGTCCTGGACATGATGCGCACGTTGACCAACGTCACCGGCCAGATGCTGGTGCCGGTCCTGGTGGCCAGGGAGGAAGGATTGCTCGACGTGGCCGTGTACGACCGGGCCTCCAGCAACGTCGGTGTGGAGGAGTCGTCCTAG
- a CDS encoding type II TA system antitoxin MqsA family protein yields the protein MECLNCGGKMETRRENHRYTESGLDNVTLVGVEVRRCATCGEWELVLPRVEALHRSLALTLVRKRVRLTAKEVRFLRKYLGFSGEDFARRMHVAPETVSRWETGKQDMGWTAEMVLRLMVVHEERMTDYHLAELEEVDVEKRQSELMAFQSVQAHWEPADLGAQV from the coding sequence ATGGAGTGCCTGAACTGCGGCGGGAAGATGGAGACGCGCCGGGAGAACCACCGATACACCGAGTCTGGCCTGGATAACGTGACGCTGGTGGGGGTGGAAGTTCGCCGCTGCGCGACCTGTGGAGAGTGGGAGCTGGTGTTGCCGCGCGTGGAGGCGCTGCACCGCAGCTTGGCGCTGACGTTGGTGAGGAAGCGGGTCCGGTTGACCGCCAAGGAGGTCCGTTTTCTGCGAAAGTATCTGGGGTTCTCTGGAGAAGATTTCGCGCGCCGGATGCACGTGGCGCCGGAGACCGTGTCGAGGTGGGAGACGGGCAAGCAGGACATGGGCTGGACCGCAGAGATGGTTCTGCGTCTCATGGTGGTGCATGAGGAGCGGATGACCGACTACCACCTGGCGGAACTGGAAGAGGTGGATGTGGAGAAGCGCCAGTCTGAGTTGATGGCATTCCAGTCGGTCCAAGCGCATTGGGAGCCGGCCGATCTGGGCGCGCAGGTTTGA
- a CDS encoding DUF4258 domain-containing protein translates to MNRLNRNEAMKLVQRCLKEEQVSFSRHALEELDADDMTTQDAINVLRGGRIETEAEWERGSWRYRVSTPRYVVVVAFRPELNMVVVTAWRR, encoded by the coding sequence GTGAATCGGCTGAACCGGAACGAGGCGATGAAGCTGGTTCAGCGCTGCTTGAAGGAAGAACAGGTGTCCTTCTCACGCCACGCCCTTGAGGAGTTGGACGCAGACGACATGACCACGCAGGACGCTATCAACGTTCTTCGTGGCGGTCGCATTGAGACGGAGGCCGAGTGGGAGCGAGGTAGTTGGCGCTATCGCGTGTCCACTCCGCGATACGTCGTGGTGGTGGCGTTTCGACCCGAGCTGAACATGGTGGTCGTGACCGCTTGGCGGAGGTAG